A single window of Chitinophaga sp. XS-30 DNA harbors:
- a CDS encoding MvaI/BcnI family restriction endonuclease — MNLQTLKKLFVDNGCKKVYVKNLAANDNSKNQVYLGGSFEIVNILPLSVIKNEPAGDWNKERFKASINFAWIGSDGHLHPAPNTQLILYPKYPEVRLSGFLTRCTNPPSELMTSRISGRLFFFSVTKSGLVLGYVVAPDSDIAREVNQLRIVEEHGIFKVIELPQSVDNKKKLLEELYRIHLFGWINSKRLDKNGDILPCTSPNCGGYTLEAELGIKPNGYSEPDYLGWEVKQFGVSNFSRIYASVITLMTPEPTHGYYVDQGTEAFIRKYGYEDLTGRVDRMNFGGIHKSGKIHPRTNLRLELTGFDQKTGKIRNTDGKIMLLDKNNTEAASWSFSSMLLHWNRKHNQACYVPSLSDTADGRKYKYGPNVILGTGTDFQLFLLQMALGNIYYDPGIKMENASTRPLIKKRSQFRIKSSHLNHLYKTSDIITLGSFESHI; from the coding sequence ATGAACTTGCAAACCCTGAAAAAACTATTTGTTGACAACGGCTGCAAGAAAGTTTATGTAAAGAATCTCGCAGCAAATGATAACTCCAAAAACCAGGTTTATCTTGGTGGAAGTTTCGAAATAGTAAATATCCTGCCGCTATCCGTAATAAAAAATGAACCTGCTGGAGACTGGAATAAAGAACGTTTTAAAGCCTCGATAAATTTTGCATGGATTGGCAGCGACGGGCATCTGCATCCGGCGCCAAACACCCAATTGATATTGTATCCAAAGTATCCCGAAGTCCGGCTTTCCGGTTTTTTAACCCGATGTACAAATCCTCCTTCAGAATTAATGACAAGCAGGATTTCTGGCAGATTATTTTTTTTCAGTGTGACAAAATCAGGGCTGGTATTAGGGTATGTTGTTGCTCCTGATTCGGATATTGCCCGGGAAGTCAATCAATTGAGGATTGTAGAAGAGCATGGTATTTTTAAAGTCATTGAACTTCCCCAATCCGTTGACAATAAGAAAAAACTGCTTGAAGAATTATACCGGATTCATTTATTTGGCTGGATAAATTCAAAAAGATTGGACAAAAATGGAGATATTCTACCTTGCACTTCTCCAAATTGCGGAGGCTACACATTAGAAGCTGAATTGGGAATCAAACCAAACGGATACTCAGAGCCGGATTATCTGGGATGGGAAGTAAAACAATTTGGTGTATCTAATTTCAGCAGAATATATGCTTCAGTAATTACTCTTATGACACCCGAGCCAACACATGGGTATTACGTTGATCAAGGTACAGAAGCGTTTATTAGAAAATACGGTTATGAAGATCTCACGGGAAGGGTCGACCGGATGAATTTTGGCGGTATTCACAAATCAGGAAAAATACACCCCCGTACGAATTTAAGGCTTGAATTAACAGGCTTTGATCAAAAAACCGGCAAAATAAGAAACACTGATGGAAAAATTATGTTGCTGGACAAAAATAACACTGAGGCCGCATCATGGAGCTTTTCTTCAATGCTGCTACACTGGAACAGAAAACACAACCAGGCATGTTACGTTCCTTCATTGTCTGACACTGCCGATGGAAGAAAATATAAATACGGCCCAAATGTCATTTTAGGAACAGGAACGGATTTTCAGTTATTTCTTCTTCAGATGGCATTGGGAAACATCTACTACGATCCCGGTATAAAAATGGAAAATGCTTCAACACGGCCTTTAATAAAAAAAAGAAGCCAATTCAGAATTAAGTCCTCACATCTAAATCATCTTTACAAAACAAGCGACATAATCACACTCGGAAGTTTCGAAAGTCACATTTAG
- a CDS encoding DUF6377 domain-containing protein, producing the protein MRILLSLFILLAAAGMPAAAQTHTAGADSLLRQLNITLSQSKRFDEQKIRQINALKQNLANAHLLPEQYNACLQLYEAYKAFHYDSAFSYALLLSQIAGQMDDPPRIQYASIKMGFILLSSGMFRETAGITDTLNVQMLPDTMRAEFYVLLRRYYYDLADYVNDRYYSPVYLKEAARFTDSAVAMYPPDHFQHLSLKGYKFYKQGNLDSALYYLNKTIALPGLSFHEQAMINANLGSIYVIKKEYDKAIPLLALSAMADAKGSVKETTAAFNLASILFQTGDVKNASRYIERAIEDATFYGARQRKVQVSAILPIIEGEKLNSVENQKDRLFIYSAVATFLLLASIVLSFIIYKQVQKLKAAQATITKANAVQQEINYKLLESNKIKEEYIGYCFHIASAYIDKIEKLKNQVDGKLNDHKFSEIRFVVNNINIKHEREELFRNFDRIFLKIFPNFVPAFNSFFKEEDQIRLKDNELLNTDLRIYALIRIGISENEKIAQILEYSVNTIYAYKTRIRNKSIVPNDEFEEKIMQIRI; encoded by the coding sequence ATGCGGATTCTGTTAAGCCTGTTCATCCTCCTCGCCGCTGCCGGTATGCCCGCCGCAGCCCAAACCCATACTGCCGGCGCCGATTCCCTGCTCCGGCAACTCAATATCACCCTCAGCCAGAGCAAACGCTTCGATGAACAAAAGATCAGGCAGATCAATGCCCTCAAACAAAACCTCGCCAACGCCCATCTGCTCCCGGAGCAATACAATGCCTGCCTTCAACTATACGAGGCTTACAAGGCCTTTCACTACGATTCGGCATTCTCATACGCCCTCCTCCTCAGCCAGATCGCCGGGCAAATGGACGACCCGCCCCGCATCCAGTACGCCAGCATTAAAATGGGTTTCATCCTCCTGTCCTCCGGCATGTTCCGCGAAACCGCGGGCATCACGGACACCCTCAACGTACAAATGCTGCCGGATACCATGCGTGCCGAGTTCTATGTCCTGCTCCGCCGCTACTATTACGATCTGGCGGATTATGTGAACGACCGCTACTATTCTCCCGTCTACCTCAAAGAAGCGGCCCGCTTCACGGATTCAGCCGTAGCCATGTACCCCCCGGACCACTTCCAGCACCTCAGCCTCAAAGGCTACAAATTCTACAAACAGGGCAATCTGGACAGTGCGCTCTATTATCTCAACAAAACCATCGCCCTGCCTGGCCTTTCCTTCCACGAACAGGCCATGATCAATGCCAACCTGGGTTCTATCTATGTCATTAAAAAGGAATACGACAAGGCCATCCCGCTGCTGGCCCTCTCCGCCATGGCGGATGCCAAAGGCTCCGTAAAAGAGACCACCGCCGCTTTCAACCTGGCTTCCATCCTCTTCCAGACGGGGGACGTGAAGAATGCTTCCCGCTACATCGAAAGGGCCATCGAAGATGCTACCTTCTACGGCGCCAGGCAACGCAAAGTGCAGGTCAGCGCCATTCTCCCCATCATCGAAGGGGAAAAGCTCAACTCCGTTGAAAACCAGAAAGACCGGCTGTTCATTTACTCAGCGGTTGCTACCTTCCTGCTGCTGGCTTCCATCGTCCTGTCATTCATCATCTACAAACAGGTGCAAAAACTCAAAGCGGCCCAGGCTACCATCACCAAAGCCAACGCCGTTCAGCAGGAAATAAATTATAAACTACTGGAATCCAATAAGATAAAAGAGGAATATATCGGCTATTGCTTCCACATCGCTTCGGCTTATATCGACAAAATAGAAAAACTCAAAAACCAGGTGGATGGCAAGCTGAACGATCACAAATTCTCCGAGATCCGGTTCGTTGTCAACAACATCAACATCAAACATGAAAGGGAAGAGCTGTTCCGCAATTTCGACCGTATCTTCCTCAAAATATTCCCCAACTTCGTTCCGGCCTTCAACTCCTTCTTTAAAGAAGAAGACCAGATCAGGCTGAAAGACAATGAACTCCTCAATACGGACCTCCGCATCTACGCCCTGATCCGCATCGGCATCAGCGAAAATGAAAAGATCGCCCAGATCCTCGAATACTCCGTCAACACCATCTACGCTTATAAAACCCGGATCCGGAACAAATCCATCGTCCCCAACGACGAATTTGAAGAGAAAATCATGCAGATCAGGATATAA